A part of Kitasatospora acidiphila genomic DNA contains:
- a CDS encoding HNH endonuclease signature motif containing protein: protein MHQRGGGRPLPEATPSRRDTIKHFGIDTSHFTGQAHGKGKKFPRRMAPEVLLVQRPQHAKRLPGARIRRALLELGRPELCQGCDVGPEWQGAAFTLEVDHVNGDWSDNRPGNLRLLCPNRHAITPTYCRRKKAGAGTAARQVA from the coding sequence ATGCACCAGCGTGGCGGGGGTCGTCCGCTACCTGAGGCAACGCCAAGCAGGCGGGACACAATCAAGCACTTCGGGATCGACACCTCACACTTCACCGGCCAAGCGCACGGCAAGGGCAAGAAATTTCCGCGCAGGATGGCACCGGAGGTGCTCCTCGTTCAGCGCCCTCAGCACGCGAAGCGCCTCCCGGGGGCGCGAATCCGCCGAGCGTTGCTCGAACTCGGCCGCCCCGAGCTGTGTCAGGGCTGCGATGTCGGACCAGAGTGGCAGGGGGCGGCCTTCACCCTGGAGGTCGACCACGTCAACGGAGACTGGTCGGACAACCGTCCCGGCAACCTCCGCCTGCTCTGTCCCAACCGCCATGCCATCACCCCCACCTACTGCCGACGCAAGAAGGCAGGTGCGGGCACTGCGGCCAGGCAAGTAGCATGA
- a CDS encoding PTS transporter subunit EIIC → MSSASAAPPRKPWWQTFYGGLQKMGRSLQLPVAVLPAAGILNRLGQPDLFGPHGRIADWPNVAKVLAAAGGVLLDPVLGLPLLFCVGVSIGMARKADGSTALAAVVGFLVYFNILHQFPVTPPTNPPTYQNPGVFGGIVLGLLTAWLWARFHRTKLPDWLGFFNGRRLVPMITALVGIALAVLALWIWPPIGRGLVHFSDWLAGLGSPGSAIFGVANRALLVVGMHQFLNTFVWFQYGTYTDAQGNVWTGDIPRFLHGDPTAGQFTSGFFPIMMFALPAAALAIAHSAEPHRRKEIYGLMFSVALTSLVTGVTEPIEYSFLFVAPLLYVAHALLTGASMGITWALGVHDGFSFSAGLIDYLINWSLATKPWLIIPIGLCFAVVYYALFRLMIRAFNLETPGREPEEEVEDLTKA, encoded by the coding sequence ATGAGTTCAGCGAGCGCCGCGCCGCCGCGGAAACCGTGGTGGCAGACCTTCTACGGCGGCCTGCAGAAGATGGGCCGCTCCCTGCAACTGCCGGTCGCGGTGCTCCCCGCGGCCGGCATTCTCAATCGGCTGGGCCAGCCGGACCTGTTCGGCCCGCACGGCAGGATCGCCGACTGGCCGAACGTCGCCAAGGTGCTCGCGGCAGCGGGCGGCGTGCTGCTGGACCCGGTGCTCGGACTGCCGCTGCTGTTCTGCGTCGGAGTGTCGATCGGGATGGCCAGGAAGGCGGACGGGTCGACCGCACTGGCCGCCGTGGTCGGGTTCCTCGTCTACTTCAACATCCTCCACCAGTTCCCGGTGACGCCTCCGACCAACCCGCCGACCTACCAGAACCCCGGGGTGTTCGGCGGCATCGTGCTGGGCCTGCTGACGGCCTGGCTCTGGGCGCGCTTCCACCGCACCAAACTGCCCGACTGGCTGGGCTTCTTCAACGGACGCCGGCTGGTGCCGATGATCACGGCACTGGTCGGCATCGCCCTCGCGGTGCTCGCACTGTGGATCTGGCCGCCGATCGGACGCGGCCTGGTGCACTTCAGCGACTGGCTCGCCGGGCTGGGCTCGCCCGGGTCGGCGATCTTCGGCGTGGCCAACCGCGCGCTGCTGGTGGTCGGCATGCACCAGTTCCTGAACACCTTCGTGTGGTTCCAGTACGGCACCTACACGGACGCCCAGGGGAACGTCTGGACCGGTGACATCCCGCGCTTCCTGCACGGCGACCCGACGGCGGGGCAGTTCACCTCGGGCTTCTTCCCGATCATGATGTTCGCGCTGCCGGCCGCCGCGCTGGCGATCGCGCACAGCGCCGAGCCGCACCGGCGCAAGGAGATCTACGGCCTGATGTTCTCGGTCGCGCTGACCAGCCTCGTGACCGGGGTCACCGAGCCGATCGAGTACTCCTTCCTCTTCGTGGCCCCGCTGCTCTATGTGGCGCACGCGCTGCTGACCGGCGCCTCGATGGGCATCACCTGGGCGCTGGGCGTGCACGACGGTTTCAGTTTCTCGGCGGGCCTGATCGACTATCTGATCAACTGGAGCCTGGCCACCAAGCCTTGGCTGATCATCCCGATCGGGCTCTGTTTCGCGGTGGTCTACTACGCACTCTTCCGACTGATGATCCGCGCGTTCAATCTGGAGACACCGGGCCGCGAACCGGAGGAGGAAGTGGAGGACCTCACCAAGGCCTGA
- a CDS encoding type II toxin-antitoxin system PemK/MazF family toxin, whose translation MNLAQHATASTYPLLGVAALVLLVLAVLLGRRSRGSGSSTAPARTPAPRRPVAAAGAPAPREIWWAEVPFEDGPGHKDRPCLVLSVHGHTATVVKITSKHHQRPGVLALPPGSVGDREGRASWLETDELREVALTAFRRRVGLVDAPTWARTERAVRAR comes from the coding sequence ATGAACCTCGCGCAGCACGCCACTGCCTCGACCTACCCCCTGCTCGGTGTCGCCGCCCTGGTGCTGCTCGTCCTGGCGGTGCTGCTCGGTCGCCGCTCGCGCGGTTCCGGGTCGAGCACCGCCCCCGCCCGCACCCCCGCACCGCGCCGGCCGGTCGCGGCGGCGGGCGCTCCGGCGCCGCGCGAGATCTGGTGGGCCGAGGTGCCCTTCGAAGACGGCCCGGGCCACAAGGACCGTCCCTGCCTGGTGCTTTCGGTGCACGGGCACACCGCGACCGTGGTCAAGATCACCAGCAAGCACCATCAGCGCCCCGGGGTGCTGGCGCTGCCGCCGGGGTCGGTGGGCGACCGGGAGGGCCGGGCCAGCTGGCTGGAGACCGACGAGCTGCGCGAGGTGGCGCTGACCGCCTTCCGCCGCCGGGTCGGACTGGTGGACGCACCGACCTGGGCCCGCACCGAGCGTGCGGTACGGGCCCGTTGA
- a CDS encoding MBL fold metallo-hydrolase, whose amino-acid sequence MKLTVVGCSGSFPSPESACSSYLVEADGFRLVLDLGNGALGALQSHIGLYDVDAIALSHLHADHCIDLCGYWVARNYRLEGVPAPLPVYGPADTPGRMARAYDMPEAPGMTEVFDFRTLRPGTIEIGPLTVTVARVNHPVETFAFRVEHDGRSLVYSGDTGESPELVELARDCDLFLCEAAYTDGKETYRAIHLNGREAGEHAAAARARRLVLTHIPPWTDPQRNLRDAEAAFEGPVELAKAGAVYEV is encoded by the coding sequence ATGAAACTGACTGTGGTGGGGTGCTCCGGGAGCTTCCCGTCCCCCGAATCCGCCTGCTCCAGCTACCTGGTCGAGGCCGACGGCTTCCGGCTGGTCCTGGACCTCGGAAACGGTGCGCTCGGCGCCTTGCAGAGCCACATCGGCCTCTACGACGTCGACGCGATCGCCCTCAGCCACCTGCACGCCGACCACTGCATCGACCTGTGCGGCTACTGGGTGGCCCGCAACTACCGCCTGGAGGGCGTGCCGGCCCCGCTGCCGGTCTACGGCCCCGCCGACACCCCGGGCCGGATGGCCCGCGCCTACGACATGCCCGAAGCCCCCGGCATGACCGAGGTCTTCGACTTCCGCACGCTGCGCCCCGGCACCATCGAGATCGGCCCGCTGACCGTCACCGTCGCCCGGGTCAACCACCCGGTGGAGACCTTCGCCTTCCGGGTCGAGCACGACGGCCGTTCGCTGGTCTACTCCGGGGACACCGGGGAGAGCCCCGAACTGGTCGAGCTGGCCCGCGACTGCGACCTCTTCCTCTGCGAGGCCGCCTACACCGACGGCAAGGAGACCTACCGGGCGATCCACCTCAACGGCCGGGAGGCCGGGGAGCACGCCGCCGCCGCCCGGGCCCGCCGCCTGGTGCTGACCCACATCCCGCCGTGGACCGACCCGCAGCGCAACCTGCGGGACGCCGAGGCCGCCTTCGAGGGCCCGGTGGAGCTGGCCAAGGCGGGAGCGGTGTACGAGGTCTGA
- a CDS encoding ABC transporter permease produces MTTSTAERTAPAARRAGGALAAVGGQNLSLIAALAVVLALFGSLNDNYLSWTNVQVIAEAVTITGLLAVVQTVVIICGGLDISVGSQAGLASVVSAMAFTSAGSSPLVGMAAAIGVGVVVGVLNGAVIVYGRVNATIATLAGLAAYKGVAQLISNGAAQGYVLNDAVFVFLSRGKIAGLPVMVWILIVAAAAVHVLLKYTDIGRNIYAIGGNPTAARLAGINLNKYLISAYVLAAVVAAVAGILLTARTGSGQPVSGSEGLELKSITAAALGGCALKGGKGGIGGTLLAVALLGALENGLTVQGINSFWQNVAQGSLLVVAVVIQQRRSGERAVGLPG; encoded by the coding sequence ATGACCACGTCCACCGCTGAGCGGACGGCACCGGCGGCCAGGCGGGCCGGCGGCGCGCTGGCCGCGGTCGGCGGCCAGAACCTGAGCCTGATCGCCGCCCTGGCCGTGGTGCTGGCGCTGTTCGGCTCGCTCAACGACAACTACCTGAGCTGGACCAACGTCCAGGTGATCGCCGAGGCGGTGACCATCACCGGCCTGCTGGCGGTGGTGCAGACCGTGGTGATCATCTGCGGCGGCCTGGACATCTCGGTGGGCTCGCAGGCCGGGCTGGCCTCGGTGGTCAGCGCGATGGCGTTCACCTCGGCGGGCAGCAGTCCGCTGGTCGGGATGGCCGCGGCGATCGGCGTCGGCGTGGTGGTGGGCGTGCTCAACGGCGCGGTGATCGTCTACGGCCGGGTCAACGCGACCATCGCGACCCTGGCCGGCCTGGCCGCCTACAAGGGCGTGGCCCAGCTGATCTCCAACGGCGCGGCGCAGGGCTACGTGCTGAACGACGCAGTCTTCGTCTTCCTCAGCCGCGGCAAGATCGCGGGCCTGCCGGTGATGGTGTGGATCCTGATCGTGGCGGCCGCGGCCGTGCACGTGCTGCTGAAGTACACCGACATCGGCCGGAACATCTACGCGATCGGCGGCAACCCCACCGCCGCCCGGCTGGCCGGCATCAACCTGAACAAGTACCTGATCTCCGCCTATGTGCTGGCCGCGGTGGTGGCCGCGGTCGCGGGCATCCTGCTGACCGCCCGGACCGGTTCCGGGCAGCCGGTCTCCGGCAGTGAGGGCCTGGAGCTGAAGTCGATCACGGCGGCCGCGCTCGGTGGTTGTGCGCTCAAGGGCGGCAAGGGCGGGATCGGCGGCACGCTGCTGGCGGTGGCGCTGCTCGGGGCGCTGGAGAACGGGTTGACGGTGCAGGGCATCAACTCGTTCTGGCAGAACGTGGCGCAGGGGTCGCTGCTGGTGGTGGCGGTGGTCATCCAGCAGCGGCGCAGCGGTGAGCGGGCCGTGGGGTTGCCGGGCTGA
- a CDS encoding DUF3618 domain-containing protein: protein MGKTKDVRDGAGRTLVEIEENIARTRTQLADTLDELAMRVHPSTITAQARAKVLASVEQRVGKAYVAASRGVERLRAEFTDEQGKPRPDRIVPVALVGGGLLVLLASRRRKRES from the coding sequence GTGGGCAAGACGAAGGACGTGCGTGACGGCGCGGGGCGGACCCTCGTGGAGATCGAGGAGAACATCGCGCGGACCCGTACCCAGCTGGCCGACACGCTCGACGAGCTGGCCATGCGGGTGCATCCGTCCACGATCACCGCGCAGGCCCGGGCGAAGGTGCTGGCCTCGGTGGAGCAGCGGGTCGGCAAGGCCTATGTGGCCGCCAGCCGCGGGGTGGAGCGGCTGCGTGCCGAGTTCACCGACGAGCAGGGCAAGCCGCGTCCCGACCGGATCGTGCCGGTGGCGCTGGTCGGCGGCGGTCTGCTGGTGCTGCTGGCCTCCCGCAGGCGCAAGCGGGAGAGCTGA
- a CDS encoding MerR family transcriptional regulator: MREAWSYPEIAHHIGVQTDTVRSYRRHGLLPEPDFVDDGGHPRWYPATIKAWARRRPGHR; this comes from the coding sequence GTGCGGGAAGCGTGGTCCTACCCGGAGATCGCCCACCACATCGGCGTCCAGACCGACACCGTGCGCAGCTACCGCCGGCACGGCCTGCTCCCGGAGCCCGACTTCGTCGACGACGGGGGCCACCCCCGCTGGTACCCCGCCACCATCAAGGCCTGGGCCCGCCGCCGCCCCGGCCACCGCTGA
- the bcp gene encoding thioredoxin-dependent thiol peroxidase codes for MSERLQAGDTAPAFSLPDADGNQVSLADHLGRKVIVYFYPAALTPGCTTQACDFTDNLEVFAGAGYDVIGISPDKPEKLGKFREKEDLKVTLLSDVDKEVLEAYGAFGEKKLYGKTVVGVIRSTVVVDEQGKVERALYNVKATGHVAKLLRDLKVEA; via the coding sequence GTGAGTGAGCGCCTCCAGGCGGGGGACACCGCCCCCGCATTCTCGCTGCCCGACGCCGACGGCAACCAGGTGTCGCTCGCCGACCACCTGGGCCGCAAGGTGATCGTCTACTTCTACCCGGCCGCCCTCACCCCGGGCTGCACCACCCAGGCCTGCGACTTCACCGACAACCTGGAGGTCTTCGCCGGCGCCGGCTACGACGTGATCGGCATCTCACCGGACAAGCCCGAGAAGCTCGGCAAGTTCCGGGAGAAGGAGGACCTCAAGGTCACCCTGCTGTCCGACGTGGACAAGGAGGTGCTGGAGGCCTACGGCGCGTTCGGCGAGAAGAAGCTGTACGGCAAGACCGTGGTCGGCGTGATCCGCTCCACCGTGGTCGTCGACGAGCAGGGCAAGGTCGAGCGCGCCCTGTACAACGTCAAGGCCACCGGGCACGTCGCCAAGCTGCTGCGCGACCTCAAGGTCGAGGCGTAG
- a CDS encoding PTS transporter subunit EIIC, with protein MSTTAQAKSPAAPSPARKFGQSLLQGLQKMGRSLQLPIAVLPAAGLLLRLGQDDVFGKDGLGWDKVAAVFNAAGGSILDTKFGLPLLFAIGIAIGFAKKADGSTALAAVVGFLTYSKVLTAFPITDGHIADGKWVEPTYQNPGVLGGIVIGLLSAVLWQRFHRTKLVDWLGFFNGRRLVPIIMAFVGTVVGVLFAQFWGPVGDAIGHLNNTLISAGALGAGAFGLVNRALLPVGMHQFVNSYAWFQAGDFTKPDGTVVHGDLTRYMFGDPHAGQFMSGFFPIMMFALPAAALAIAHCARPERRKAVMGMMMSLALTSFVTGVTEPIEFAFVFIAPALYVVHVILTTVSMAVTWALGVHLGFTFSAGLIDLLLGWSHGRNQWLVLPIGLVFAAIYYFVFRFVITKFNLPTPGREPDDEIEDLTKA; from the coding sequence ATGAGTACGACAGCGCAGGCAAAGTCGCCCGCCGCTCCGTCCCCCGCCAGGAAGTTCGGCCAGAGCCTGCTGCAGGGCCTGCAGAAGATGGGCCGCAGCCTCCAGCTGCCGATCGCCGTGCTGCCGGCCGCCGGCCTGCTGCTGCGCCTCGGCCAGGACGACGTCTTCGGCAAGGACGGCCTCGGCTGGGACAAGGTCGCCGCCGTGTTCAACGCGGCCGGTGGCTCCATCCTCGACACCAAGTTCGGCCTGCCGCTGCTCTTCGCCATCGGTATCGCCATCGGCTTCGCCAAGAAGGCCGACGGCTCCACGGCGCTGGCCGCCGTGGTCGGTTTCCTGACCTACAGCAAGGTCCTGACGGCCTTCCCGATCACCGACGGCCACATCGCCGACGGCAAGTGGGTCGAGCCGACCTACCAGAACCCCGGTGTGCTCGGCGGCATCGTCATCGGCCTGCTCAGCGCGGTGCTCTGGCAGCGGTTCCACCGCACCAAGCTGGTCGACTGGCTCGGCTTCTTCAACGGCCGGCGGCTGGTCCCGATCATCATGGCCTTCGTCGGCACCGTCGTGGGTGTCCTGTTCGCCCAGTTCTGGGGCCCGGTCGGCGATGCGATCGGGCACCTGAACAACACCCTGATCAGCGCCGGCGCACTCGGCGCCGGTGCCTTCGGCCTGGTCAACCGCGCGCTGCTGCCGGTCGGCATGCACCAGTTCGTCAACTCCTACGCCTGGTTCCAGGCCGGTGACTTCACCAAGCCGGACGGCACCGTGGTGCACGGCGACCTGACCCGCTACATGTTCGGCGACCCGCACGCGGGCCAGTTCATGTCCGGCTTCTTCCCGATCATGATGTTCGCGCTGCCCGCCGCCGCGCTGGCCATCGCGCACTGCGCCCGCCCGGAGCGCCGCAAGGCCGTGATGGGCATGATGATGTCGCTCGCGCTGACCTCCTTCGTCACCGGTGTGACCGAGCCGATCGAGTTCGCCTTCGTCTTCATCGCCCCCGCGCTGTACGTGGTCCATGTGATCCTGACCACGGTCTCGATGGCCGTGACCTGGGCGCTGGGCGTGCACCTCGGCTTCACCTTCTCGGCCGGCCTGATCGACCTGCTGCTCGGCTGGAGCCACGGCCGCAACCAGTGGCTGGTCCTCCCGATCGGCCTGGTCTTCGCCGCGATCTACTACTTCGTGTTCCGCTTCGTGATCACCAAGTTCAACCTGCCGACCCCGGGCCGCGAGCCCGATGACGAGATCGAGGACCTCACCAAGGCCTGA
- the rph gene encoding ribonuclease PH — translation MSRIDGRTPDQLRPITIERGWSKHAEGSVLVSYGDTKVLCTASVTEGVPRWRKGSGEGWVTAEYAMLPRATNTRGDRESVRGKIGGRTHEISRLIGRSLRAVVDHKALAENTIVLDCDVLQADGGTRTAAITGAYVALVDAVAWAREKKLLRAKGQPITGGVSAVSVGIIDGVPMLDLRYEEDVRAETDMNIVCTSDGRFVEVQGTAEGQPFDRDLLNRLIDLGAQGCAELDAIQRKVLAG, via the coding sequence ATGTCACGCATCGACGGCCGCACCCCCGACCAGCTCCGCCCGATCACCATCGAACGCGGCTGGAGCAAGCACGCAGAAGGCTCCGTCCTGGTCTCCTACGGCGACACCAAGGTGCTCTGCACCGCCAGCGTCACCGAAGGCGTCCCGCGCTGGCGCAAGGGCAGCGGCGAAGGCTGGGTCACCGCCGAGTACGCCATGCTGCCGCGCGCCACCAACACCCGCGGCGACCGCGAATCCGTCCGCGGCAAGATCGGCGGCCGCACCCACGAGATCAGCCGCCTGATCGGCCGCTCGCTGCGCGCCGTGGTCGACCACAAGGCGCTCGCCGAGAACACCATCGTGCTCGACTGCGACGTGCTCCAGGCCGACGGCGGCACCCGCACCGCCGCCATCACCGGCGCCTACGTCGCCCTGGTCGACGCCGTCGCCTGGGCCCGCGAGAAGAAGCTGCTGCGCGCCAAGGGCCAGCCCATCACCGGCGGCGTCAGCGCGGTCAGCGTCGGCATCATCGACGGCGTCCCGATGCTCGACCTCCGCTACGAGGAGGACGTCCGCGCCGAGACCGACATGAACATCGTCTGCACCTCCGACGGCCGCTTCGTCGAGGTCCAGGGCACCGCCGAGGGGCAGCCCTTCGACCGCGACCTGCTCAACCGGCTGATCGACCTCGGCGCCCAGGGCTGCGCCGAGCTGGACGCCATCCAGCGCAAGGTGCTGGCCGGCTGA
- a CDS encoding glucose PTS transporter subunit EIIB has translation MATKAEKIVAGLGGIDNIEEVEGCITRLRTEVKDPSLIDEAALKAAGAHGVVKMGTAIQVVIGTDADPIAADIEDMM, from the coding sequence ATGGCCACCAAGGCTGAGAAGATCGTCGCCGGTCTCGGCGGTATCGACAACATCGAAGAGGTCGAAGGCTGCATCACCCGCCTGCGGACCGAGGTCAAGGACCCCTCCCTCATCGACGAGGCCGCCCTCAAGGCCGCCGGCGCCCACGGCGTCGTCAAGATGGGCACCGCGATCCAGGTCGTCATCGGCACCGACGCCGACCCGATCGCCGCCGACATCGAGGACATGATGTAG
- a CDS encoding sugar ABC transporter ATP-binding protein, whose amino-acid sequence MTTTTTTAGAGVRGLGKRFGEVRALDGVTLDFPAGQVTALMGENGAGKSTLLKILTGDHRPTEGTVLLDGAELALGSPARARAAGIRIIPQEPEIIPHVSVAENVYAGALPRRGGRRLDRAELHRRITADLDRLGFSRVLEPELLGSQLTPAQRQLVEILRALTGEAKVIAFDEPTSSLSEQEVAALFALIRRLRAQGVAVVYVSHRMQEIFQLADRIAVLRDGMLAGVLDAAEAGEQELVRLMVGRDLSRLFVRQRVATDQVVLQVDDLTTDDVRGVNLAVRAGEVVGLAGLIGAGRSELALALAGDLPVRGGTVRLDGRRLRPGRPGEAIRAGLGLAPEERKAQALFLQRSIRENTSLVVLDRLRRWRFVRRGAERELAQGFADRLRVRAPGIEQEVRTLSGGNQQKVVLARWLARKPKVLILDEPTRGIDVGAKAEIYQIIADLAREGVALLVISSELPELLGLADRVVVMQNGRITGELDRAEATEERILALAMADDLSDHNDSSGEDDLRDEGGRP is encoded by the coding sequence GTGACGACCACGACCACGACCGCCGGCGCGGGCGTGCGCGGCCTCGGCAAGCGCTTCGGCGAGGTCCGGGCGCTGGACGGGGTGACCCTGGACTTCCCGGCCGGCCAGGTCACCGCGCTGATGGGGGAGAACGGGGCCGGCAAGTCCACCCTGCTGAAGATCCTGACCGGTGATCACCGGCCCACCGAGGGCACCGTACTGCTGGACGGCGCCGAGCTGGCGCTCGGCTCGCCCGCCCGGGCCCGGGCCGCCGGGATCCGGATCATCCCCCAGGAGCCGGAGATCATCCCGCATGTCTCGGTGGCCGAGAACGTCTACGCCGGTGCGCTGCCCCGCCGGGGCGGGCGCCGGCTGGACCGGGCCGAACTGCACCGGCGGATCACCGCCGACCTGGACCGGCTCGGCTTCTCCCGGGTGCTCGAACCGGAGCTCCTGGGCTCCCAGTTGACCCCGGCACAGCGCCAACTGGTGGAGATCCTCCGGGCGTTGACCGGCGAGGCGAAGGTGATCGCGTTCGACGAGCCGACCAGCTCGCTCTCCGAGCAGGAGGTGGCGGCGCTGTTCGCGCTGATCCGCCGGCTGCGTGCGCAGGGCGTGGCGGTGGTCTACGTCTCGCACCGGATGCAGGAGATCTTCCAACTGGCCGACCGGATAGCGGTGTTGCGGGACGGCATGCTGGCCGGCGTGCTGGACGCGGCCGAGGCGGGGGAGCAGGAGCTGGTGCGGCTGATGGTGGGCCGCGATCTCTCCCGGCTGTTCGTCCGGCAGCGCGTGGCGACCGACCAAGTGGTGCTCCAGGTCGATGACTTGACCACGGATGACGTCCGGGGGGTCAACCTGGCGGTGCGGGCCGGCGAGGTGGTCGGGCTGGCCGGTCTGATCGGGGCCGGACGCTCGGAGTTGGCGCTGGCGCTGGCCGGCGACCTGCCGGTGCGCGGCGGCACGGTTCGGCTGGACGGCCGCAGGCTGCGCCCGGGGCGGCCGGGTGAGGCGATCCGGGCCGGTCTGGGCCTGGCGCCGGAGGAGCGCAAGGCGCAGGCGCTGTTCCTGCAGCGCTCGATCCGGGAGAACACCTCGCTGGTGGTGCTGGACCGACTGCGGCGCTGGCGGTTCGTCCGGCGGGGCGCCGAGCGGGAGTTGGCGCAGGGCTTCGCGGACCGGCTGCGGGTGCGGGCGCCGGGCATCGAGCAGGAGGTGCGCACGCTCTCCGGGGGCAACCAGCAGAAGGTGGTGCTGGCCCGCTGGTTGGCCCGCAAGCCCAAGGTGCTGATCCTGGACGAGCCGACCCGCGGCATCGACGTCGGCGCCAAGGCGGAGATCTACCAGATCATCGCCGACCTCGCGAGGGAGGGCGTGGCGCTGCTGGTGATCTCCTCCGAGCTGCCCGAGCTGCTGGGGCTGGCCGATCGGGTCGTGGTGATGCAGAACGGCCGGATCACCGGGGAGCTGGACCGTGCCGAGGCCACCGAGGAGCGGATCCTCGCGCTGGCGATGGCCGACGACCTGAGCGACCACAACGATTCGAGTGGCGAAGACGACCTGAGGGACGAAGGAGGGCGGCCATGA
- the rdgB gene encoding RdgB/HAM1 family non-canonical purine NTP pyrophosphatase, with protein sequence MSTPRRLILATRNQHKVTELRAILGAAGLNVELVGADAYPEVPDVAETGVTFAENALLKAHALARATGLPAVADDSGLCVDVLGGAPGIFSARWSGKHGDDQANLDLLLAQLSDIAPEHRAAHFACAAALALPDGTERVVEGRLLGTLRTAPAGGHGFGYDPILQPLGETRTCAELTPDEKNAISHRGKAFRALAEVVGELLG encoded by the coding sequence ATGAGCACCCCCCGCCGCCTGATCCTCGCCACCCGCAACCAGCACAAGGTCACCGAACTGCGCGCCATCCTCGGTGCCGCCGGCCTGAACGTCGAACTCGTCGGCGCCGACGCCTACCCCGAGGTCCCGGACGTCGCCGAGACCGGCGTCACCTTCGCCGAGAACGCCCTCCTCAAGGCGCACGCCCTGGCCCGCGCAACCGGCCTGCCCGCCGTCGCCGACGACTCCGGCCTCTGCGTCGACGTGCTGGGCGGCGCACCCGGCATCTTCTCCGCCCGCTGGTCCGGCAAGCACGGCGACGACCAGGCCAACCTGGACCTGCTGCTCGCCCAGCTCTCCGACATCGCCCCCGAGCACCGCGCCGCCCACTTCGCCTGCGCCGCCGCCCTCGCCCTCCCCGACGGCACCGAACGCGTCGTCGAGGGCCGCCTCCTCGGCACCCTGCGCACCGCCCCGGCCGGCGGGCACGGCTTCGGCTACGACCCGATCCTGCAGCCGCTGGGGGAGACCCGTACCTGCGCGGAACTGACGCCGGATGAGAAGAACGCGATCAGCCACCGGGGCAAGGCCTTCCGGGCACTGGCGGAGGTGGTGGGGGAGCTGCTGGGGTAG
- a CDS encoding substrate-binding domain-containing protein — MTTVHNRPRTALAAFGLLVSLGLAACSTGQQSGGPGGDTAKVTGKISMTYLQKQGDQQYFVGEAAGAKAKAAELGVDLKVVNLGSDANQTVSDVQAAIAQKSNGLIIVVPDPSVGPQVVQIAKDDKVALLTSDDQICTTGPNPANCAKSDLVPRIGFSGQQMGQQVGERAAEEFKKAGWSAADTRTISAWQQDVTVCGDRVKAAKDAFGQSVPGVQNIDVATDNTPTGAQDKVAATLTANPGVKHWVIWGCNDENVQGGITAMQNAGISADNVIGVGLGAYLACKDWGSGKPSGMKAALYINGSDVGALAVQTMYDKLRNGKDFPQEAFAKTTMVDASTWQSTGVQCS, encoded by the coding sequence ATGACCACTGTGCACAACCGTCCCCGCACCGCGTTGGCCGCGTTCGGCCTGCTGGTCTCGCTCGGGCTGGCGGCCTGCTCGACCGGGCAGCAGAGCGGCGGCCCAGGCGGTGACACCGCCAAGGTGACCGGCAAGATCAGCATGACGTACCTGCAGAAGCAGGGCGATCAGCAGTACTTCGTCGGTGAGGCCGCCGGGGCCAAGGCGAAGGCCGCCGAGCTCGGGGTGGACCTGAAGGTGGTCAACCTGGGCAGCGACGCCAACCAGACCGTCAGCGACGTCCAGGCGGCGATCGCGCAGAAGAGCAACGGTCTGATCATCGTGGTGCCGGACCCGTCGGTCGGCCCGCAGGTGGTGCAGATCGCCAAGGACGACAAGGTCGCGCTGCTCACCTCGGACGACCAGATCTGCACCACCGGTCCCAATCCGGCCAACTGCGCCAAGTCCGACCTGGTGCCGCGGATCGGCTTCTCCGGCCAGCAGATGGGCCAGCAGGTCGGTGAGCGGGCCGCCGAGGAGTTCAAGAAGGCCGGCTGGAGCGCGGCGGACACCCGCACCATCTCCGCCTGGCAGCAGGACGTGACGGTCTGCGGTGACCGGGTGAAGGCCGCCAAGGACGCCTTCGGGCAGTCCGTCCCCGGCGTGCAGAACATCGACGTCGCCACCGACAACACCCCGACCGGCGCGCAGGACAAGGTGGCCGCGACCCTCACCGCCAACCCGGGCGTCAAGCACTGGGTGATCTGGGGCTGCAACGACGAGAACGTGCAGGGCGGCATCACGGCCATGCAGAACGCGGGCATCAGCGCCGACAACGTGATCGGCGTCGGCCTCGGCGCCTACCTGGCCTGCAAGGACTGGGGCAGCGGCAAGCCGTCCGGCATGAAGGCCGCGCTCTACATCAACGGCAGCGACGTGGGCGCCCTCGCCGTCCAGACCATGTACGACAAGCTCAGGAACGGCAAGGACTTCCCGCAGGAGGCGTTCGCCAAGACCACCATGGTCGACGCCTCCACCTGGCAGTCGACCGGCGTCCAGTGCAGCTGA